From bacterium, a single genomic window includes:
- a CDS encoding S-layer homology domain-containing protein, with product MRQMAIAVAVMLVFATISPAFAQPFADTPTNHWAYDAIAELAAKGLVEGYPDGTFKGDRAMTRYEMAMVVARLLARIESIQIPTPPPPPKPEVTKADIDMILRLVNEFRAELAAKNVRLTAVEEELNAIKAKLDNVRITGGFRFRYDLNQFASGQTTFPVAGPIPGNANPRTSVTAATTLPRGNRPRYEFKLGFDGSVAPDIHFILGLQSAQGYQFFNSSNDGFGLGQNGQPQQGAFASVDTAFIDWKPSWAQGTTEIWLGRFGNDTPCGGGCYPIQFGPFGLLLNNNGDTWEDSTFDSGVNVADGLRVALHFASLADLQIQAVAIRISGNIGSLTYPSGEDAYGVDANIQIIQGLRVGGYYVGNSIANTGGAPFTSPSPFGTMFHLYGPGGGSLNPATPRCPATGTIGTGGINCPAAGNGFGAYISWDAFPGIHLDIEGAQWNDTSGLVLGGVAPGGDVGANASISWNISTLVGICCNIVLTTGYAYYGVNFYPPYGGAEADITGDFYDVLYPGNAQGFTGNISVQPIQGVTVYFNYLTGNSVSNSQSFQTWAAGVSYAFAPNAKITLKYRDLQIAGIDQQNTYRAQVDYSF from the coding sequence ATGAGACAGATGGCGATTGCAGTCGCCGTGATGCTCGTGTTCGCTACGATCTCCCCCGCCTTTGCGCAGCCGTTCGCGGACACGCCCACGAACCACTGGGCGTACGATGCGATCGCTGAGCTGGCGGCGAAGGGCCTCGTCGAGGGTTACCCCGACGGGACCTTCAAGGGCGATCGGGCGATGACACGGTACGAGATGGCGATGGTGGTCGCGCGGCTTCTGGCGAGGATCGAGAGCATTCAGATCCCGACCCCGCCGCCGCCGCCGAAGCCCGAAGTCACCAAGGCGGATATCGATATGATCCTCCGCCTGGTGAACGAGTTCCGGGCGGAGCTGGCCGCGAAGAACGTTCGGCTGACCGCAGTCGAGGAAGAGCTGAACGCGATCAAGGCCAAGCTCGACAACGTCCGGATCACGGGTGGCTTCCGGTTCCGTTATGACCTGAACCAGTTTGCCTCCGGCCAGACGACCTTCCCGGTTGCGGGTCCCATCCCGGGCAACGCAAACCCGCGGACGAGCGTCACCGCGGCGACTACCCTGCCCCGGGGCAACCGGCCCCGGTACGAGTTCAAGCTCGGCTTCGATGGTAGCGTGGCGCCCGACATCCACTTTATCCTCGGACTGCAGAGCGCGCAGGGCTACCAGTTCTTCAACAGCAGCAACGACGGCTTCGGCCTTGGACAGAACGGCCAGCCTCAGCAGGGCGCGTTCGCCAGCGTCGACACCGCCTTCATCGACTGGAAGCCCAGCTGGGCTCAGGGGACCACGGAGATCTGGCTCGGCCGGTTCGGCAACGACACGCCGTGCGGCGGTGGGTGCTACCCGATCCAGTTCGGCCCTTTCGGTCTCCTGTTGAATAACAACGGGGACACCTGGGAAGATTCCACGTTCGACAGCGGGGTTAACGTCGCCGACGGCCTCCGGGTCGCGCTCCACTTCGCCAGCCTAGCTGACCTTCAGATCCAGGCCGTGGCGATTCGGATCAGCGGCAACATCGGCTCGCTCACCTACCCGAGCGGCGAGGACGCGTACGGCGTCGACGCCAACATCCAGATCATCCAGGGCCTCCGGGTAGGCGGCTACTATGTCGGCAACAGCATCGCGAATACCGGGGGCGCGCCGTTTACCAGCCCGTCGCCGTTCGGCACCATGTTCCACCTCTACGGCCCGGGCGGCGGCTCGCTCAACCCAGCCACGCCGCGGTGTCCGGCCACCGGAACCATTGGGACAGGCGGCATTAACTGCCCCGCTGCCGGCAACGGCTTCGGCGCCTACATCTCGTGGGATGCGTTCCCTGGGATCCACCTCGACATCGAGGGGGCGCAGTGGAACGACACGAGCGGGTTGGTCCTAGGCGGAGTCGCCCCCGGTGGCGATGTCGGGGCCAACGCCTCCATCTCGTGGAACATCAGCACCCTCGTGGGCATCTGCTGCAACATCGTGCTGACGACCGGCTACGCCTACTACGGGGTGAACTTCTACCCACCGTACGGCGGAGCTGAGGCCGACATCACGGGCGACTTCTACGATGTGCTCTATCCCGGAAACGCGCAGGGCTTTACCGGGAACATCAGCGTCCAGCCCATTCAGGGTGTGACCGTCTACTTCAACTACCTGACTGGGAACAGCGTCTCGAACAGCCAGTCGTTCCAAACGTGGGCGGCTGGGGTCTCTTACGCGTTCGCGCCCAATGCCAAGATCACGCTCAAGTACCGTGATCTCCAGATAGCGGGCATCGACCAGCAGAACACGTACCGCGCGCAGGTCGACTACAGCTTCTAG
- the pyrF gene encoding orotidine-5'-phosphate decarboxylase, producing the protein MTPVDPRDRLIVALDSPSLEEADAVAERLSGIVRWFKVGSELFTAAGPAAVTALRRRGRVFLDLKFHDIPATVAGAVAAAARLGVDLVNVHASGGRAMLCAAQEAAERSVTSTGGRAPTVIAVTVLTSGDASVLDEVGMRGTPPEAALRLARLAREAGLGGVVASPSDAAAIRAACGPGFLIVCPGVRPAGAGRDDQRRVATPGAAIASGADLLVIGRPITRAPDPLRAAEAVLREMALAQV; encoded by the coding sequence ATGACCCCGGTGGATCCGCGCGACCGCCTCATCGTGGCCCTCGATTCGCCCTCGCTCGAAGAGGCGGACGCCGTCGCCGAGCGGCTGTCCGGGATCGTCCGATGGTTCAAGGTGGGCTCGGAGCTCTTCACGGCGGCCGGGCCCGCGGCCGTGACCGCGCTGCGCCGGCGGGGCCGCGTCTTCCTCGATCTCAAGTTCCACGACATTCCCGCGACCGTTGCGGGAGCGGTCGCCGCCGCCGCCCGCCTCGGCGTGGACCTCGTGAACGTCCACGCCTCCGGTGGGCGCGCGATGCTCTGCGCCGCCCAAGAGGCGGCCGAGCGGAGCGTCACCTCGACCGGTGGCCGCGCACCGACGGTCATCGCCGTGACGGTGCTGACGAGTGGGGACGCATCGGTGTTGGACGAGGTCGGGATGCGGGGCACCCCGCCGGAGGCGGCGCTGCGTCTCGCGCGGCTCGCGCGCGAAGCCGGGCTCGGAGGCGTCGTGGCGTCTCCCAGCGATGCGGCGGCGATCCGGGCCGCGTGCGGGCCGGGGTTTTTGATCGTCTGCCCGGGCGTCCGTCCCGCGGGCGCCGGCCGCGATGACCAGCGCCGGGTCGCGACGCCCGGCGCCGCGATCGCATCGGGCGCCGACCTGCTCGTGATCGGCCGGCCGATCACCCGCGCCCCCGATCCGCTGCGCGCCGCGGAAGCGGTGCTCCGCGAGATGGCGCTCGCGCAGGTCTGA
- the hpt gene encoding hypoxanthine phosphoribosyltransferase, producing MQDDVAEVLIREDELRARIADLGRQISTDYDSKTPLLVGILKGASIFLSDLIRQITVPCLLDFIATSSYGTGAESSGIVRILKDLDQSIEGRHVLIVDDIIDTGYTMDYLLETLKARYPASLRVCALLDKISRRRRHVPIDYRGFEIPDKFVVGYGLDYGGLYRNLPFICVLRPEVYQ from the coding sequence TTGCAGGACGACGTCGCCGAAGTGTTGATCCGCGAGGACGAGCTTCGGGCTCGGATCGCGGATCTCGGCCGGCAGATCAGCACGGACTACGACAGCAAGACCCCGCTCCTCGTTGGCATTCTCAAGGGCGCCTCGATCTTTCTCTCGGACTTGATCCGCCAGATCACCGTCCCTTGCCTCCTCGACTTCATCGCCACGAGCTCGTACGGCACCGGGGCGGAGAGTTCGGGGATCGTCCGCATCCTCAAGGATCTGGACCAATCGATCGAAGGCCGGCACGTGTTGATCGTCGACGACATCATCGACACCGGGTACACCATGGACTATCTGCTCGAAACGCTCAAGGCCCGATATCCGGCGAGCCTGCGCGTGTGCGCGCTCCTCGACAAGATCAGCCGGCGGCGGCGCCACGTTCCCATCGACTACCGAGGTTTCGAGATTCCCGACAAGTTCGTGGTGGGGTACGGGCTGGACTACGGCGGGCTCTACCGGAACCTTCCATTTATCTGCGTGCTCCGGCCTGAGGTGTACCAGTAA